A DNA window from Stutzerimonas stutzeri contains the following coding sequences:
- the nucC gene encoding CBASS effector endonuclease NucC has product MSAWSLSTLLASLHDDIQLRLGTARKAFNHPGAKGDASEGVWIDMLDTYLPKRYQAAQAFVVDSLGNFSEQIDVVVFDRQYSPFIFKFDEQIIVPAESVYAVFEAKQTATAELVAYAQRKVASVRKLHRTSLPIPHAGGTYPAKPLIPVLGGLLTFESDWSPALGPSFDKALKVDMSAGRLDLGCVASHGHFFYDGSDSTFKFEQENKPATAFLFKLIAQLQFSGTVPMIDIDAYGKWLTK; this is encoded by the coding sequence ATGTCAGCGTGGTCACTTTCAACTCTTCTTGCGTCCTTGCACGATGATATCCAGCTTCGTCTAGGCACAGCACGCAAAGCGTTCAATCACCCTGGGGCAAAAGGGGATGCAAGTGAAGGTGTCTGGATCGATATGCTCGACACCTACCTACCGAAGCGCTATCAAGCGGCACAAGCTTTTGTGGTGGACAGTCTGGGCAACTTCAGTGAGCAGATTGATGTCGTAGTTTTTGATCGACAGTACTCACCGTTCATCTTCAAATTTGATGAGCAGATCATCGTTCCGGCAGAAAGCGTTTATGCCGTTTTCGAAGCGAAGCAAACGGCCACAGCAGAACTTGTTGCCTACGCCCAGCGTAAAGTCGCTAGCGTTCGCAAGCTTCACCGCACCAGCCTTCCAATTCCGCATGCCGGCGGCACGTATCCAGCTAAACCGCTGATTCCAGTATTGGGAGGTTTGCTCACATTTGAGAGCGACTGGAGTCCGGCGCTCGGTCCATCGTTCGACAAGGCGCTCAAGGTGGACATGTCTGCTGGCCGACTGGATCTCGGTTGCGTGGCTTCGCATGGACATTTTTTCTACGATGGCAGCGACAGCACATTCAAGTTTGAGCAGGAAAATAAGCCGGCGACAGCATTCTTATTCAAACTGATTGCGCAGCTTCAATTCAGTGGCACAGTGCCGATGATTGATATTGATGCATACGGAAAATGGTTGACCAAGTAG
- a CDS encoding ImmA/IrrE family metallo-endopeptidase — MPEREVWTPQKAAIRLTKICDRVSEVHGAARFPVDVSELALGTAEVFKWPDPIAKVESVDIKGFDGALFANEARNRWMMLYNNGLASPGRIRFTQAHELGHYILHRLKRDEFRCSSDDMLSWEEKNIEAEADLFASFLLMPLNDFRNQLTTDVDIELLRHCAVRYGVSLTAAALKWIKCTEESAVLILSRDGFMKWAFSSAVARRNGAFFRTRKEVVKIPTGSLAACSTVTQERRGIELPASLWFPHADRNACVREMKIQSEQYEYVITLLCLPRTASVWPPFAERKDGNGHWRHE, encoded by the coding sequence ATGCCTGAGCGCGAGGTATGGACGCCCCAGAAAGCTGCTATTCGCTTAACCAAGATCTGTGACCGAGTCAGTGAGGTACATGGAGCTGCGCGTTTCCCCGTTGATGTCAGCGAACTCGCGTTAGGCACTGCGGAGGTTTTCAAATGGCCGGATCCGATCGCTAAAGTCGAGTCCGTCGACATTAAAGGCTTCGACGGGGCGCTATTCGCCAACGAGGCGCGCAATCGCTGGATGATGCTTTACAACAACGGATTGGCATCCCCAGGCCGGATCCGTTTTACCCAAGCTCACGAACTAGGGCATTACATTCTTCATCGCCTTAAGCGTGACGAGTTCAGGTGTAGCAGTGACGACATGCTGTCTTGGGAGGAGAAAAACATTGAGGCCGAAGCTGACCTGTTCGCCTCCTTCCTACTGATGCCGCTCAACGACTTTCGTAACCAGCTCACAACGGATGTCGACATTGAACTGTTGCGCCACTGCGCTGTGCGCTATGGAGTCTCACTGACCGCCGCTGCGTTGAAATGGATTAAGTGTACCGAGGAAAGTGCGGTACTCATTCTGTCCCGCGATGGCTTTATGAAATGGGCGTTTTCTAGTGCGGTAGCACGTCGAAATGGAGCCTTCTTTCGCACGCGCAAGGAAGTCGTGAAGATTCCTACGGGTTCACTAGCGGCGTGCTCGACGGTTACGCAGGAGCGCAGAGGGATTGAACTCCCGGCATCGCTCTGGTTCCCGCATGCAGATCGGAATGCGTGCGTGCGAGAAATGAAGATTCAGTCAGAACAATACGAATATGTCATTACCCTGCTCTGCCTTCCCCGCACTGCTTCAGTATGGCCACCCTTTGCAGAGCGAAAAGATGGAAATGGCCACTGGCGACATGAGTGA
- the istA gene encoding IS21 family transposase — MQVQTYRKALHLHCCSAMSLRQMAKMANVSINTARKIVSVAQTNEWDWATIQDMDDRQLKTCFHAVRQQESGKVMPDWVAIHHLMQAKHQTLIQLWDEYRNQLKSAAYSYSQFTYYYREFLSKIDITMRQVHFAGDCVFVDYAGQTIPWFDAAQGKQHEAQLFVGVLGCSNYTFAWASASQKLHDWIEAHNQMFRFFGGVPATVIPDNLKSAVTTPGNDPAINKTYQEQAEHYGCVVVPARVRKPQDKSKAELGVKLATQWVTVPLRRQQFFSLEEINIALAELLEKLNRRSFKRLPGNRFERFQELDKPALKPLPAEPYEYGEWMAAQKVGPDYHVYVLNHAYSVPWRLVGERVEARVSPSAISLFHLSKRVAIHPRDDTPGAATTNPNHRPEAHQAYASRTAHHYLEWAYGIGTATSEVVQAQFHGKADFSISGSKACQQLQHLAKHYGNARVEAACTRALAIQSPTIKSLRSILLHRLDELHRSVHPAATLIPPHANVRGSDYYAGESRHE, encoded by the coding sequence ATGCAAGTTCAAACCTACCGCAAGGCGTTGCATCTCCACTGCTGCTCAGCAATGAGCCTGCGACAAATGGCCAAGATGGCAAACGTTTCCATCAATACCGCTAGAAAGATTGTGTCCGTCGCGCAAACTAATGAATGGGATTGGGCGACCATCCAAGACATGGATGATCGTCAGCTAAAAACCTGCTTTCACGCGGTCAGACAGCAGGAGAGTGGCAAAGTCATGCCGGACTGGGTGGCCATCCATCACCTGATGCAGGCCAAGCACCAGACCTTGATCCAGCTCTGGGACGAGTACCGCAATCAGCTCAAGTCCGCGGCTTACTCGTACTCTCAGTTCACCTACTACTACCGCGAGTTCTTGAGCAAGATCGATATCACTATGCGGCAGGTCCATTTCGCAGGTGATTGCGTATTTGTGGACTACGCCGGTCAGACCATTCCTTGGTTCGACGCCGCACAGGGCAAGCAGCATGAAGCTCAGCTCTTTGTCGGTGTGCTGGGCTGCTCCAATTACACCTTCGCTTGGGCCAGTGCCAGCCAAAAGCTGCATGACTGGATCGAAGCTCACAACCAGATGTTTCGGTTCTTCGGTGGCGTGCCTGCGACAGTTATCCCGGACAACCTCAAATCGGCGGTAACCACGCCAGGCAATGACCCCGCCATCAACAAGACCTATCAGGAGCAGGCCGAGCATTATGGCTGCGTGGTGGTGCCGGCTCGCGTTCGGAAGCCGCAGGACAAATCCAAAGCAGAACTGGGTGTGAAACTAGCCACGCAGTGGGTGACAGTGCCTCTTCGTCGCCAGCAGTTCTTCAGTTTGGAAGAGATCAACATTGCTTTGGCTGAGCTGCTGGAGAAATTGAATCGGCGTTCTTTCAAACGCCTGCCCGGTAATCGTTTCGAGCGATTCCAGGAGTTGGATAAGCCAGCGCTGAAACCGTTGCCGGCAGAGCCTTACGAGTACGGCGAATGGATGGCAGCTCAGAAGGTTGGCCCGGACTATCACGTCTATGTGCTGAATCATGCGTACTCGGTGCCCTGGCGTTTGGTGGGGGAGCGGGTGGAGGCCAGAGTCAGCCCGTCGGCTATTTCCCTGTTCCACCTGAGCAAGCGAGTAGCCATTCACCCGCGCGACGACACGCCAGGGGCCGCGACGACTAACCCCAACCATCGCCCAGAGGCTCACCAGGCCTATGCTTCGCGAACCGCTCACCATTACCTCGAATGGGCCTACGGCATCGGTACTGCTACTTCAGAGGTCGTTCAGGCGCAGTTTCATGGCAAGGCTGATTTCTCTATCTCCGGCAGCAAGGCCTGCCAGCAGTTGCAGCACCTGGCCAAGCACTACGGAAATGCCCGGGTTGAGGCCGCTTGCACACGGGCCTTGGCCATCCAATCTCCCACGATCAAGAGCCTACGTTCCATCCTGCTACACCGGTTGGATGAATTGCACCGCTCAGTGCATCCCGCAGCCACTTTGATCCCTCCCCACGCCAATGTTCGCGGCTCCGATTACTACGCTGGGGAGAGCCGCCATGAATGA
- a CDS encoding AAA family ATPase, producing the protein MNVKPSLDELFERRVCFPDFEPQERLSRLVGLDEQKDRLAKVLGLLVNPFGLQEWAEKHHPQARAAIDTVLRRPPLAVLAGDVGSGKTELAETIGDAVARQEGIDITLYPLSLATRGQGRVGEMTQLVSAAFDYTIEAAEKLKNRGGKARGAVLLLIDEADALAQSRENAQMHHEDRAGVNAFIRGIDRIANQKLPAAVLMCTNRLKALDPAVQRRAAEVLTFGRPDDAQRRYLLSSKLEGLGLSAQVIEELVKLTGPREASAPGFTFSDINQRLIPSIILAAYPHAAVAARTALLTAQAMSPTPTFQDR; encoded by the coding sequence ATGAACGTCAAACCGTCACTGGATGAGCTGTTCGAGCGGCGTGTGTGCTTCCCTGACTTTGAGCCACAGGAGCGTTTGTCACGCCTGGTTGGTTTGGACGAGCAGAAGGATCGACTAGCCAAGGTGTTGGGCTTGCTGGTCAACCCTTTTGGTCTGCAGGAGTGGGCAGAGAAACACCATCCGCAAGCGCGCGCAGCAATAGATACCGTATTGCGCCGGCCGCCTTTGGCTGTGCTGGCTGGAGATGTCGGATCGGGGAAAACTGAGCTGGCAGAAACGATCGGGGATGCTGTCGCCCGCCAAGAAGGCATTGATATCACGCTGTATCCGCTGAGTTTGGCTACCCGCGGTCAGGGACGGGTTGGTGAAATGACGCAATTGGTTTCGGCTGCTTTCGACTACACCATCGAGGCCGCCGAGAAGCTTAAAAATAGAGGCGGAAAAGCCCGCGGCGCAGTGCTGTTGCTGATTGATGAAGCCGATGCATTGGCTCAGTCACGCGAGAACGCGCAGATGCACCATGAGGATCGAGCGGGGGTTAACGCCTTCATTCGCGGCATTGATCGTATTGCCAATCAGAAATTGCCGGCTGCCGTTCTGATGTGCACTAACCGTCTGAAGGCTTTGGATCCTGCGGTTCAACGGCGTGCGGCAGAGGTTTTGACGTTTGGTCGGCCGGACGATGCACAGAGACGGTATTTATTGAGTTCCAAGTTGGAGGGGCTGGGCTTGAGCGCTCAGGTGATTGAGGAATTAGTTAAGCTGACCGGCCCACGCGAGGCCAGCGCGCCAGGATTTACCTTCTCCGATATCAACCAAAGGCTTATCCCATCAATCATCCTTGCGGCATACCCCCACGCTGCTGTAGCTGCAAGGACAGCATTGCTGACTGCCCAAGCAATGTCACCAACCCCTACTTTCCAAGATCGCTAA
- a CDS encoding antitoxin VbhA family protein has protein sequence MISSAEQKRREAAAQYARATVALEGGQQMPIAAKQLARFVEGETSIEQAIEVPRL, from the coding sequence GTGATTTCTAGTGCTGAACAAAAACGCCGAGAGGCTGCAGCCCAATATGCTCGGGCGACGGTTGCCTTGGAGGGCGGTCAGCAGATGCCTATTGCAGCAAAACAGCTGGCGCGATTTGTGGAAGGCGAAACCTCTATCGAGCAGGCGATTGAAGTGCCTCGTCTATAG
- a CDS encoding helix-turn-helix domain-containing protein, giving the protein MTTRLGEKLRDLRKQRGLTLEKLADMAGLSKSYLWELENRESQRPSAEKLTALADVLGVGTAYFFEDDLREPEERHLDEAFFRGYKTLEPDAKAQLRRILDTFKKDF; this is encoded by the coding sequence ATGACGACGCGTCTAGGCGAAAAGCTCCGCGATCTGCGCAAGCAGCGTGGGCTGACTCTAGAAAAGCTCGCAGATATGGCTGGGCTCAGTAAAAGCTATTTATGGGAGCTGGAGAACCGAGAGTCCCAACGCCCCTCGGCAGAGAAGCTCACCGCCTTAGCAGATGTACTGGGAGTGGGAACAGCGTACTTTTTCGAGGATGATCTACGCGAGCCAGAGGAGAGACATCTCGATGAAGCCTTCTTCCGCGGTTACAAGACTCTTGAGCCGGATGCAAAGGCACAGCTGAGGAGGATTCTGGATACTTTCAAAAAGGACTTTTAA
- the istB gene encoding IS21-like element helper ATPase IstB has protein sequence MNEQQTIEQLHGLKLFGMANAMASQLESPSTQSLPFSDRVALLVEAECHDRDNRRQRRLMAQAKLKMRNACLEDIDYRPRRGLDKPQLLSLGQCQWIERHQHLLISGPTGVGKTWLACAFGMQAIRRGYSVAYHRVSRLLEETEIARADGSLAGFRSKLAKCHLLILDDWGMSPLTDIGRQDLLEFVDDRTGAGAILIASQLPVAKWYEYINEPTLADAILDRIVHRAHKIEMRGDSMRKKLGLDDGEA, from the coding sequence ATGAATGAGCAGCAAACAATCGAGCAGCTCCATGGGCTGAAGTTGTTTGGTATGGCAAACGCCATGGCTTCACAGCTGGAGAGTCCCAGTACTCAGAGTCTGCCATTCAGCGATCGAGTTGCACTGCTGGTCGAGGCCGAGTGCCACGACCGCGACAATCGTCGTCAGCGGCGATTGATGGCACAGGCAAAGTTGAAGATGCGTAATGCCTGCCTGGAGGATATCGACTATAGGCCGCGGCGTGGCTTGGACAAGCCTCAACTGCTGTCGCTGGGGCAATGTCAGTGGATAGAGCGCCATCAACACCTGCTCATCAGCGGGCCTACGGGCGTCGGTAAAACCTGGTTGGCGTGCGCATTTGGTATGCAAGCCATTCGCCGCGGCTACTCCGTCGCCTATCACCGCGTCAGCCGATTGCTGGAGGAAACCGAAATTGCCCGGGCTGACGGCTCTCTTGCCGGCTTCCGCAGCAAGCTCGCGAAATGCCACCTGCTGATCCTCGATGATTGGGGCATGTCACCGCTCACCGATATCGGCCGACAGGATCTCCTGGAGTTCGTCGATGACCGGACGGGGGCCGGCGCCATCCTGATCGCTTCCCAGCTGCCGGTGGCCAAGTGGTACGAGTACATCAACGAACCGACGCTGGCGGATGCCATTCTGGATCGCATCGTGCACCGGGCGCACAAGATCGAGATGCGCGGCGATTCCATGCGCAAGAAGCTCGGTCTCGATGATGGGGAGGCCTAG
- a CDS encoding CBASS oligonucleotide cyclase: MSKEHVDHKDIARFAEEKVNLPKEKAKEYREQAGRLQDKLEGYLSDHPDFSLKRMMLSGSLAKGTALRSLNDIDVAVYISGSDAPTDIRDLLDYLAERLRKAFPNFSADQVKPQTYSVTVSFRGSGLDVDVVPVLYSGLPQWRGNLISQEDGSFLETSIPLHLEFAKARKRAAPTHFAQVVRLAKYWARLMKQERQDFRFKSFMIELIMAKLCDNGVDFSNYPEALQAFFTYLVTSELRERIVFEDNYAASKVGPLTDLVQIIDPVNPDNNVARLYTQRNVDAIIDAAMDAGDAIDAAFYAPTKQLTVGYWQKVFGSSFQG, encoded by the coding sequence ATGTCGAAAGAGCATGTCGATCACAAGGATATAGCGCGGTTCGCCGAAGAAAAGGTGAACCTGCCAAAGGAGAAGGCAAAGGAATACCGGGAGCAGGCTGGGCGCTTGCAGGACAAGCTGGAAGGGTATCTGTCGGATCATCCCGACTTCTCACTGAAACGCATGATGCTGTCGGGCAGCTTGGCTAAAGGCACGGCTCTTCGCTCGCTGAATGACATTGACGTTGCGGTCTATATCAGCGGTTCCGATGCCCCTACTGATATCCGCGATTTGCTTGATTATCTGGCGGAGCGACTGCGTAAAGCGTTCCCGAATTTCAGCGCGGATCAAGTCAAACCACAAACCTACTCGGTGACCGTGTCGTTCCGTGGTTCTGGCCTGGATGTCGATGTCGTACCGGTTTTGTACTCCGGTTTGCCGCAATGGCGGGGCAACTTGATCAGTCAGGAAGACGGCTCCTTCCTGGAGACGAGTATTCCGCTGCATCTTGAGTTTGCCAAAGCGCGTAAGCGCGCGGCCCCGACGCATTTCGCTCAGGTTGTCCGCCTAGCCAAATACTGGGCACGCCTGATGAAACAGGAGCGTCAGGATTTCCGGTTCAAGTCCTTCATGATCGAGTTGATCATGGCCAAGCTGTGCGACAACGGAGTGGACTTCTCCAACTATCCCGAAGCCTTACAAGCGTTCTTCACCTACCTAGTGACCAGCGAATTGCGCGAGCGCATCGTTTTTGAGGACAACTACGCGGCCTCTAAAGTCGGCCCTCTGACCGATTTGGTGCAGATCATTGATCCGGTCAACCCCGACAACAACGTGGCGCGCTTGTACACCCAGCGCAATGTCGACGCGATCATCGATGCGGCAATGGATGCCGGCGACGCCATCGATGCAGCGTTCTACGCACCGACCAAACAGTTGACGGTGGGCTATTGGCAGAAAGTCTTCGGTTCTTCTTTCCAGGGGTGA